In a genomic window of Anser cygnoides isolate HZ-2024a breed goose chromosome 28, Taihu_goose_T2T_genome, whole genome shotgun sequence:
- the LOC136787045 gene encoding olfactory receptor 14C36-like has protein sequence MSNSSSITEFLLLPFADTRELQLLHFALFLGIYLAALLGNGLILTAIACDHRLHTPMYFFLLNLALLDLGCISTTLPKAMANSLWDTRAISYSGCVAQEFLFVFLMSSDYSLLTVMAYDRYVAICKPLHYGTLLGSRACAQMAAAAWGSGLLNALLLTANTFSLPLCQGNAVDQFFCEIPQILKLSCSHSYHRDLRLLAFSSLLVLGCFIFIVLSYVQIFKAVLRMPSEQGRHKAFSTCVPHLVVVSLLIVTGMFAYLKPPSIFSPALDLVVAVLYSVVPPALNPLIYSMRMQALKDAIVKVLLWTFFRNHKCPISLHR, from the coding sequence atgtccaacagcagctccatcaccgagttcctcctcctgccattcgcagacacgcgggagctgcagctcctgcacttcgcgctcttcctgggcatctacctggctgccctcctgggcaatggcctcatcctcacagccatagcctgcgaccaccgcctccacacccccatgtacttcttcctcctcaacctcgccctcctcgacctgggctgcatctccaccactctccccaaagccatggccaattccctctgggacaccagggccatttcctactCGGGATGTGTTGCACAGgaatttctgtttgtctttttgaTGTCATCAGACTATTCTCTTCTCACagtcatggcctacgaccgctacgttgccatctgcaagcccctgcactatgggaccctcctgggcagcagggcttgtgcccagatggcagcagctgcctggggcagtgggttGCTCAATGCTCTGCTGctcactgccaatacattttccctgcccctctgccaaggcaatgctgtggaccagttcttctgtgaaatcccccagatcctcaagctctcctgctcacatTCCTACCATAGGGATCTTAGACTTCTCGCATTTAGTAGTCTTCTGGTTTtgggctgttttattttcattgttctcTCCTATGTTCAGATCTtcaaggctgtgctgaggatgccctctgagcagggacggcacaaagccttttccacatgtGTCCCTCATTTGGTCGTGGTCTCTTTGTTAATCGTCactggcatgtttgcctacctgaagcccccctctaTCTTTTCCCCAGCCCtagacctggtggtggcagttctttACTCTGTGGTTCCCccagcactgaaccccctcatctacagcatgaggatgCAAGCACTAAAGGATGCTATTGTGAAAGTGCTTTTATGGACATTTTTCAGGAATCATAAATGTCCCATATCTCTCCACAGGTGA